From Butyricimonas paravirosa, one genomic window encodes:
- the mtnA gene encoding S-methyl-5-thioribose-1-phosphate isomerase, which yields MDLFTIVTARADYELGALVIIDQTQLPEREVYLALKTPEEIWEAIYLLKVRGAPAIGVAAAYGISVCMQKVDEVDDFYREFARVKNYLASSRPTAVNLFTALERMEVALLKCQGAGVEVLKQVLREEAEAIRKEDAAACRKIGEHGLSLLKPGMGLLTHCNAGHLAVSEYGTALAPIYLGQEQGFGFSVFADETRPLLQGARLTAFELQKAGVDVTLICDNMASSVMKQGWVQAVLVGCDRVAANGDTANKIGTSGVAVLAKYYGIPFYVLGPTSTIDMDCPTGKEIKIEERDPAEVTEKWYARRIAPEGIHVYNPAFDVTPAELITAIITEKGIAYPPFSDTFRGWKECK from the coding sequence ATGGATTTGTTTACGATCGTGACCGCACGTGCGGATTATGAGCTGGGTGCGTTGGTGATTATTGACCAGACGCAACTTCCGGAACGGGAAGTTTATTTGGCGTTGAAAACTCCGGAGGAAATTTGGGAGGCCATTTATTTGTTAAAGGTAAGGGGTGCGCCTGCCATCGGGGTGGCTGCCGCTTACGGGATTTCTGTGTGTATGCAAAAGGTGGACGAGGTTGATGATTTCTACCGGGAGTTTGCAAGGGTGAAGAATTATCTGGCATCTTCCCGGCCTACGGCGGTAAATTTATTTACGGCATTGGAGCGAATGGAAGTTGCGTTGTTGAAATGTCAAGGTGCGGGGGTGGAAGTTTTGAAACAAGTCTTGCGGGAAGAGGCCGAGGCGATTCGGAAAGAAGATGCGGCGGCGTGCCGGAAAATTGGAGAACATGGATTGTCGCTGTTGAAACCGGGAATGGGCTTGCTCACGCATTGTAACGCGGGGCATCTGGCGGTTTCTGAATACGGTACGGCTTTGGCCCCGATTTATTTGGGACAGGAACAAGGATTCGGTTTTTCGGTTTTTGCCGATGAAACCCGCCCGTTATTGCAAGGGGCGAGGTTGACGGCCTTCGAATTGCAGAAAGCGGGAGTGGATGTAACCTTGATATGTGATAATATGGCCTCTTCGGTGATGAAACAGGGATGGGTGCAGGCCGTGCTGGTTGGGTGTGACCGGGTGGCTGCCAATGGAGACACGGCAAATAAAATCGGTACTTCGGGGGTAGCCGTGTTGGCTAAATATTATGGGATTCCGTTTTACGTGCTGGGGCCGACGTCTACCATTGATATGGATTGTCCCACGGGCAAAGAGATTAAAATTGAGGAACGTGATCCGGCAGAGGTGACCGAGAAATGGTATGCTCGAAGAATTGCACCCGAGGGGATTCACGTGTATAATCCCGCCTTTGACGTGACTCCTGCCGAGTTGATCACTGCCATTATCACGGAGAAAGGGATCGCTTATCCTCCGTTTAGTGACACATTCCGGGGATGGAAAGAATGTAAATAA
- a CDS encoding multidrug effflux MFS transporter — MEQKNSKIYILIVVGMVSALGPFVTDFYLPAFPNLVTYFDTTASQVQLSLTFSMIGLAVGQIFLGPVSDKFGRKRPLVISMFFFVLSSIGCVFSPSIEIFILARFIQGFSGAGGIVISKSIATDLYGGKDLAKFFSMLACVQGLAPICAPVLGGLLLLVTNWRGIFGLLVLIGILLLLVLLRFHDSLSKENRLQGELKERFVYYKEVLRHRKFMYFVSIQVLGMGVMFSYIASSPFVFQEHYHLSPVMYSVCFACNAVAIMLGSLSVVRFRSNEHALRVGVWGFMFLCCCTGAALCMELSVIIIEIVFFLFLFFLGIILPTSTTLALNLERQNSGTASAILGFLTFLGGGIVSPLTGMGNILYSTSAIMFVCCVLILVCTWKVLKMARA; from the coding sequence ATGGAACAGAAAAATTCGAAAATTTACATACTTATTGTCGTCGGAATGGTTTCGGCCCTAGGGCCTTTCGTGACGGACTTTTACTTGCCGGCATTTCCCAATTTGGTGACTTATTTTGATACGACAGCCTCGCAGGTGCAGTTGAGTTTGACGTTTAGTATGATCGGGTTGGCTGTGGGACAGATATTTTTGGGTCCGGTGAGTGATAAATTTGGAAGAAAGCGGCCGTTAGTGATCTCGATGTTCTTCTTTGTTTTGTCATCGATTGGCTGTGTCTTCTCGCCTAGTATAGAGATTTTTATTCTGGCTCGTTTTATCCAAGGATTTTCGGGTGCGGGGGGAATCGTGATTTCCAAGTCGATAGCGACTGATTTGTACGGGGGAAAGGATTTGGCGAAATTCTTTTCCATGCTGGCTTGCGTGCAGGGATTAGCTCCGATTTGTGCGCCTGTGTTGGGAGGGCTGTTGCTATTGGTGACGAATTGGCGGGGAATATTCGGGTTGCTGGTGTTAATCGGGATATTGTTGTTGCTGGTTTTGTTAAGGTTTCATGATTCTTTGTCTAAAGAAAACCGATTACAAGGGGAGTTGAAAGAGCGGTTTGTTTATTATAAAGAGGTGTTGCGGCATCGGAAATTCATGTATTTCGTGTCGATTCAAGTCTTGGGAATGGGAGTGATGTTTTCATATATCGCATCTTCGCCGTTTGTTTTTCAGGAACATTACCATCTTTCTCCTGTTATGTATAGCGTTTGTTTTGCCTGCAATGCCGTGGCAATCATGTTGGGTAGTCTGAGTGTGGTTCGTTTCCGGTCGAATGAACATGCTTTGCGAGTGGGTGTATGGGGATTTATGTTCCTGTGCTGTTGCACCGGGGCGGCTCTCTGCATGGAATTATCCGTTATCATTATTGAGATTGTCTTTTTCCTGTTTCTTTTTTTCTTGGGAATTATACTGCCGACTTCCACGACGCTGGCTTTGAATCTGGAAAGGCAGAATTCGGGGACGGCCTCTGCAATACTCGGTTTCTTGACCTTCTTGGGAGGAGGGATTGTTTCTCCTTTAACGGGTATGGGAAATATTCTTTACTCGACGAGTGCTATTATGTTCGTGTGTTGCGTGTTGATTCTGGTTTGTACTTGGAAGGTGTTGAAAATGGCGAGAGCTTGA
- a CDS encoding helix-turn-helix domain-containing protein: MQKGNDIPNSTTIPSLGNFFISMLSKESFIQLFPLHKPRRNDINGLTVIMITAGEGHLKINTKDHLVHPGTLISLLPFHLIENHYLSDDFACKYLSYSFDFMVDFPFVLKSGTSERIGNKPYLSLTNEEFNHLDEFFVFISHQAARLDHPSREEITKALLFSFIAELSFIYSHQTVLVGTNRQKQIVDDFFRLLHQHHKQERSPSFYADKLCMTSKYLSSILKQTTDCSLYQWITNFSLQEAKVLLRSSDMSIIQISEELNYPNSSFFARFFKKHTGMTPLQFRNNKQVHETSEE, from the coding sequence ATGCAAAAAGGAAATGACATACCAAACAGCACGACAATCCCCTCTCTTGGAAATTTCTTCATTTCCATGTTAAGCAAGGAATCCTTCATCCAATTATTTCCGCTCCACAAGCCACGACGTAACGACATCAACGGCCTGACCGTCATCATGATTACCGCCGGAGAAGGTCATTTGAAAATCAATACTAAAGACCACCTCGTTCACCCCGGCACGTTAATCTCTCTTTTACCTTTCCACCTGATCGAGAATCATTACCTGTCAGATGATTTCGCTTGTAAATACCTGTCTTACAGCTTTGACTTCATGGTTGATTTCCCGTTCGTTCTCAAATCGGGGACCTCGGAAAGAATAGGCAACAAACCCTACCTATCCTTAACAAACGAAGAATTCAACCACCTGGACGAATTCTTCGTTTTTATTTCCCACCAGGCAGCCAGACTCGATCATCCCTCCCGGGAGGAGATCACCAAAGCCTTACTTTTCTCCTTCATCGCGGAACTCAGTTTCATTTACTCTCACCAAACCGTACTCGTGGGTACCAATCGCCAAAAACAAATTGTAGACGATTTCTTCCGGCTATTGCACCAGCACCACAAACAAGAACGCTCCCCATCGTTCTATGCCGACAAACTTTGCATGACATCGAAATACCTATCGAGCATACTGAAACAAACCACCGATTGCTCCCTCTACCAGTGGATAACGAATTTCAGCCTGCAAGAAGCCAAAGTATTATTGAGATCATCGGACATGAGTATCATCCAGATTTCCGAGGAACTTAACTACCCGAACTCTTCCTTTTTCGCCCGCTTTTTCAAAAAACACACGGGCATGACCCCCCTACAATTCAGAAACAACAAGCAAGTTCATGAAACTTCCGAAGAATGA
- a CDS encoding linear amide C-N hydrolase, with the protein MKQKLSITLWVILPLITFFPRGLKACTGITLKAKDGSCIVARTIEWGGSNLNSQYVVVPREYKQQSYIPGGTTEGMIFTARYGYIGLAVEQEQFVAEGLNEAGLSAGLFYFPQYGKYETYNPKEKASSIADLQLVSWILGSCKTVDEVKESIKKVHVIGIDPRASTAHWRFADTTGRQIVLEIINEKPIFYENKLGVLTNSPSFDWQMTNLNNHVNLIPGMAPSQQLDGVTLTSFGNGSGFLGIPGDITPPSRFVRAAFYQATAPRQETGQQSVIQCFQILNNFDIPIGIEFAPDQTPVDIPSATQWTSATDMTNRMIYYRTMYDSAIRCIDLRKINFARVKYQTEPLDRVNQQPIIPIRIG; encoded by the coding sequence ATGAAACAGAAATTATCAATAACCCTATGGGTGATATTGCCCCTTATCACCTTCTTCCCCAGAGGACTCAAAGCCTGCACCGGAATCACGTTGAAAGCCAAGGATGGTTCCTGCATCGTGGCCCGCACCATAGAATGGGGAGGTAGCAATCTCAATAGCCAATATGTTGTCGTACCAAGAGAATATAAACAACAATCCTACATTCCCGGCGGCACAACAGAAGGGATGATTTTCACGGCTCGCTACGGGTATATCGGGCTAGCCGTGGAGCAAGAACAATTCGTGGCAGAAGGACTGAATGAGGCAGGACTCTCTGCCGGACTGTTTTACTTCCCGCAATACGGGAAATATGAAACTTATAATCCCAAAGAAAAAGCATCCAGCATTGCCGATCTACAACTCGTTTCATGGATATTGGGCAGTTGCAAGACCGTGGACGAAGTAAAAGAATCCATCAAAAAAGTTCATGTCATCGGTATCGATCCGAGGGCATCTACCGCCCACTGGCGTTTTGCCGACACCACCGGACGCCAGATCGTTCTCGAAATCATCAATGAAAAACCGATCTTTTACGAGAACAAACTAGGTGTACTGACCAACTCCCCAAGTTTCGACTGGCAGATGACAAACCTGAATAACCATGTCAACTTGATTCCCGGTATGGCCCCCTCCCAACAACTAGACGGAGTGACTCTTACTTCTTTCGGAAACGGAAGTGGTTTTCTTGGTATACCGGGCGATATCACCCCTCCCTCCCGATTTGTCCGTGCCGCTTTCTATCAAGCAACCGCACCACGGCAAGAGACAGGGCAACAATCCGTTATTCAATGTTTCCAAATACTGAATAATTTTGACATACCCATCGGAATAGAGTTCGCTCCCGATCAAACTCCTGTTGATATTCCAAGTGCCACGCAATGGACCTCGGCAACCGACATGACGAACCGCATGATCTACTATCGTACCATGTACGATAGCGCCATCCGTTGCATCGATCTCCGTAAGATCAATTTTGCCCGGGTAAAATATCAAACAGAGCCTCTCGACAGAGTAAACCAGCAACCGATAATCCCGATTCGGATCGGATAA
- a CDS encoding PepSY-like domain-containing protein, whose product MKKIVFLLVCLFSMTIVKADNDKPIEMNQLPAKAQTFITTYFKDQKVALITQETGLFYKSYDVVFASGEKLEFDKSGDWTEVKCKTGEVPAAIIPEAILKYVKANYPEAKILEIEHDSEGYEIKLSNRLEIKFNNKFQVVDIDD is encoded by the coding sequence ATGAAAAAGATTGTTTTTTTACTCGTATGTTTATTCTCGATGACGATAGTAAAGGCTGATAATGACAAGCCGATTGAGATGAATCAGTTACCGGCGAAGGCGCAGACGTTTATCACGACTTATTTTAAAGATCAGAAAGTGGCATTGATAACACAGGAGACGGGTTTGTTTTACAAGAGTTATGATGTGGTGTTTGCAAGCGGGGAAAAGTTGGAATTCGATAAATCGGGAGATTGGACAGAGGTGAAATGCAAGACAGGTGAGGTTCCTGCTGCCATTATTCCGGAAGCGATACTTAAATATGTGAAGGCCAATTATCCGGAGGCAAAAATTTTAGAGATCGAGCATGATTCGGAAGGATATGAGATCAAATTGTCAAATCGCTTGGAGATTAAATTCAATAATAAGTTTCAGGTAGTGGATATTGACGATTAA
- a CDS encoding MATE family efflux transporter, giving the protein MILGNLLQQFYNIADTLIVGQFLGANALAAVGSAYSLMIFLTSVLLGLCMGSGAIFSLQYGAGDREALKRSIFVSLVLIGLVTLVLNVAVFVWIDPILRLLQVPEDVYPLMRDYLWVIFWGLGFTFIYNYYASLLRAIGNSVVPLWFLGVAVVLNIALDLIFILWCDWGVKGAAWATVIAQAVSGVGLCVYTIRKFPEFRIRREDMCMKWQTVREIAVYSSLTCAQQSVMNFGILMVQGLINSFGVAVMAAFAAAVKIDSFAYMPVQDFGNAFSTFIAQNFGAGQMKRIRDGIRVAVVSATIFCVFISLLVFAFARPLMLIFVPVHETEIISIGVQYLRIEGAFYCGIGCLFLLYGFYRGIRKPGMSVVLTVISLGTRVALAYALSAIPAIGVVGIWWSIPIGWFLADIVGLWYYRRLFSRVTRSGILKSV; this is encoded by the coding sequence ATGATTTTAGGGAATCTGTTGCAACAATTCTATAATATTGCCGACACGCTGATCGTGGGGCAGTTTTTAGGGGCGAATGCGTTGGCGGCGGTCGGATCGGCTTACTCGTTGATGATATTTCTGACTTCGGTACTTTTGGGGTTGTGCATGGGGAGTGGGGCCATTTTTTCTCTGCAATATGGGGCGGGAGACCGGGAGGCATTGAAACGTAGTATTTTTGTTTCTTTGGTGTTAATAGGCTTGGTTACTTTGGTTTTGAATGTCGCTGTTTTCGTATGGATTGATCCCATACTGAGATTATTGCAAGTCCCGGAAGATGTTTACCCGTTGATGCGTGATTATCTTTGGGTAATCTTTTGGGGCCTCGGGTTCACCTTTATCTATAATTATTATGCCTCGTTACTGCGTGCGATAGGTAATTCCGTCGTGCCATTGTGGTTTTTAGGAGTGGCGGTTGTTTTGAATATTGCGCTTGATTTGATTTTTATTTTGTGGTGTGATTGGGGAGTGAAAGGAGCGGCATGGGCAACTGTTATCGCGCAGGCCGTTTCGGGGGTTGGACTTTGTGTTTACACGATCCGGAAATTCCCGGAGTTTCGAATTCGGCGTGAAGATATGTGCATGAAGTGGCAAACGGTAAGGGAAATTGCGGTTTATTCATCCTTGACTTGCGCCCAGCAGTCCGTGATGAATTTCGGTATATTGATGGTACAGGGATTGATCAATAGTTTCGGGGTTGCCGTGATGGCAGCGTTTGCGGCCGCGGTTAAAATAGATTCGTTTGCTTATATGCCCGTGCAGGATTTCGGGAACGCCTTCTCGACGTTTATAGCCCAGAATTTTGGAGCCGGACAAATGAAACGTATTCGAGATGGAATCCGGGTGGCGGTTGTTTCTGCAACTATTTTCTGCGTGTTTATTTCTCTTCTTGTATTTGCGTTTGCCCGTCCCTTGATGTTGATTTTTGTTCCGGTACATGAAACGGAAATTATTTCTATCGGGGTTCAGTACCTGCGAATCGAAGGGGCTTTTTATTGTGGAATCGGTTGCTTGTTCCTGTTGTATGGTTTCTATCGGGGGATTCGGAAACCGGGGATGTCGGTCGTGCTGACTGTTATTTCTTTGGGAACTCGTGTCGCTTTGGCTTATGCTTTATCCGCGATTCCGGCTATCGGGGTTGTGGGAATCTGGTGGTCAATCCCTATTGGTTGGTTCTTGGCTGATATTGTCGGGTTGTGGTATTATCGTAGATTGTTCTCGAGAGTCACGAGATCGGGTATTTTAAAGTCTGTTTAA
- a CDS encoding alpha/beta hydrolase — translation MYRCSLIILSFLMMAELSAQKIEKVFLDKNDTTRNCYTIIYPDSLPWVGYLFLVPGFGETAEDVLLQTKLPVETAKKGILTIIPTFQDGVSSFGFDSLSQQAFHRIVDDVTNRYKLQNSEYYLGGFSMGGSTVVKFAETADKKPKAVFAIDSPLDFERFYNSTKRDVVLFGKGGADQENIYLYLLSRIEQIMGGTPQTALKNYHEISPYSLSDTTQAAIKRLLNVPIRIYIEPDIQWWLDERETDVFGLNIIDCSAMVNELKRLGNDRAALIVTQNKGYRKPDNNRHPHSWSIVDNRELIEWLLQQK, via the coding sequence ATGTATAGATGTTCGTTGATTATTCTATCCTTTCTAATGATGGCGGAACTTTCTGCTCAAAAGATAGAAAAAGTATTTCTTGATAAGAATGATACGACAAGGAATTGCTACACGATTATTTATCCGGACTCGCTACCATGGGTGGGATATTTGTTTTTGGTGCCGGGATTTGGTGAAACGGCAGAGGATGTTTTGCTACAAACAAAACTGCCTGTTGAAACGGCGAAAAAGGGAATTTTGACCATTATACCTACTTTTCAAGATGGCGTTTCTTCGTTTGGCTTTGATAGTTTGAGCCAGCAGGCATTTCATCGAATCGTTGATGATGTGACGAATAGGTATAAATTGCAGAATTCGGAATATTATCTTGGTGGCTTTTCGATGGGAGGAAGTACGGTGGTAAAATTTGCGGAAACGGCAGATAAAAAGCCCAAAGCTGTTTTTGCTATCGACTCCCCGTTGGATTTTGAACGGTTTTATAACTCTACAAAACGGGATGTCGTGTTGTTTGGAAAGGGTGGGGCTGACCAAGAGAACATATATCTTTATTTGCTTTCAAGGATCGAGCAAATCATGGGTGGAACGCCTCAGACGGCATTGAAGAATTATCACGAAATATCTCCTTATTCGCTTTCCGACACGACGCAAGCTGCTATAAAAAGGCTGTTGAATGTGCCGATCAGGATATATATAGAACCTGATATTCAATGGTGGCTTGATGAACGGGAAACGGATGTCTTTGGTTTGAATATCATTGATTGTTCCGCAATGGTTAATGAATTGAAAAGGTTGGGTAACGACAGGGCTGCTCTTATTGTAACTCAGAATAAAGGGTATCGGAAGCCGGATAATAACCGACATCCACATTCTTGGAGTATTGTTGACAATAGAGAGTTGATAGAGTGGTTGTTGCAACAAAAATAG
- a CDS encoding nucleotidyl transferase AbiEii/AbiGii toxin family protein — MKGLAPHTREIFESVSKLEHIKSYTLVGGTALSLQLGTRQSEDLDFMKWRTSKSEKMEVAWFQIEKELATIGEIQHRDLLDIDHVEFLVSGVKFSFYACDKYSPVSEPLEFLNNLKIADIKSIGAMKMEVMLRRSNFRDYYDIYSILKSGTSIHDLITLVLTYSGHKLKSKNLLAILTNSKRFNRDSHFEQLQPLYTISPQEIEEYIKSCLIEA; from the coding sequence ATGAAAGGCCTAGCACCTCATACAAGAGAAATTTTTGAATCCGTTTCAAAACTAGAACATATAAAGTCCTATACTCTCGTGGGTGGCACAGCCTTGTCCTTGCAATTAGGAACTCGCCAGAGCGAGGATTTGGATTTTATGAAATGGCGTACAAGCAAGAGTGAGAAGATGGAAGTCGCCTGGTTTCAAATAGAAAAAGAACTTGCCACTATCGGGGAAATACAGCACCGGGATTTACTGGATATAGATCATGTCGAATTTCTAGTATCTGGAGTAAAGTTCTCTTTTTATGCTTGTGACAAATACTCCCCTGTTAGTGAACCTTTAGAATTTTTGAATAATTTAAAAATAGCTGATATAAAATCTATCGGTGCCATGAAAATGGAAGTCATGTTACGTAGAAGTAATTTCAGAGATTACTATGACATTTATTCCATCCTTAAAAGCGGAACATCAATCCATGATTTAATCACATTAGTTTTAACATACTCCGGACATAAACTGAAATCCAAAAATCTTTTAGCCATACTAACAAATAGTAAACGTTTCAACAGGGATAGCCATTTTGAACAATTACAACCATTATATACCATTTCTCCCCAAGAAATCGAGGAGTATATTAAATCTTGCTTGATAGAAGCGTAA
- a CDS encoding TonB-dependent receptor, whose product MKTIIRFVFTLLLFLPLCLSAQQKGVVKGRVFDSKNNEPIPFANVVIWKTSIGTAADENGYFRIENVPLGFNRLEVSSIGYTTKLSEEFMVNTASERTVNVGLEESQVNLEQVTVKANPFRKAVESPVSLQRIGIAEIEKNPGGNRDISKVLQSMPGVLSSPAFRNDFIVRGGGPSENRFYLDDVELPNLNHFATQGASGGVVSIVNIDFVKEVNFYSGAFPASRGNLMSSLLDFRQIAGNPDKIKVRGTLGATDFGLSLDGPLAPKTTFIMSARRSYLKFLFDMIGLPFLPVYNDFQFKTETKFNQKNELTILGIGAYDVNHLNKGMKAPDDDQRYMLNYLPESVQWSYTIGITYKHYGDRWNHLFVLSRSTLQNEIEKYTNNDKSQAKLVDYNSGETENKFRFEHNHLLRHDIKLNVGAGIEYATYKNKTTRELYTLGELNHVRYDKNFDFFKWSLFGQISKNFFLERLAVSVGVRVDGNSYTSGMNNPFKQVSPRLSLSYSLSPEWFINANAGRYYQLPSYTTMGYADEQGNLVNKQNGLKYIGTNHYVVGLEYRPGSRTKITLEGFYKTYDHYPVSLLDSIVLANKGTDYVAVGDEPVKSLGEGQAYGVELMVRTQEFFGIVASLAYTYYYSEFKKMDHDLHPISEYIPSSWDNRHILSLTATRKLGLWDIGMKWRITNGAPFTPYDAETSSLIAAWDAKRQPYLDYSRFNSERASSFHQLDIRVDRSFYFKKWSLILYADIQNIYNHKTKSPDLLVPQENPDGSYKIDPEHPDHYLMRYIKNDTGTLLPSVGIIIDF is encoded by the coding sequence ATGAAAACTATTATACGATTTGTTTTTACCCTATTATTATTTCTTCCACTTTGCCTTTCCGCACAACAAAAAGGTGTCGTGAAAGGACGGGTTTTTGATAGTAAAAACAATGAACCAATACCTTTTGCCAACGTGGTGATTTGGAAAACAAGCATAGGCACGGCAGCCGACGAAAACGGATACTTTCGTATAGAAAACGTGCCTTTGGGTTTCAACCGCCTGGAAGTAAGCAGCATCGGCTACACGACAAAATTATCGGAAGAATTCATGGTAAACACGGCCTCAGAACGCACGGTAAACGTCGGTCTGGAAGAAAGCCAAGTTAACTTGGAACAAGTAACGGTCAAGGCCAATCCATTCCGCAAAGCAGTGGAAAGTCCTGTTTCTTTACAACGCATCGGGATCGCCGAGATAGAGAAAAACCCGGGTGGGAATCGAGATATATCGAAAGTATTACAATCCATGCCGGGAGTCCTTTCCTCTCCCGCTTTCAGAAATGACTTTATTGTTCGAGGTGGAGGCCCCAGCGAAAACCGCTTTTACTTGGATGACGTGGAATTGCCCAACTTGAACCACTTCGCCACACAAGGGGCATCGGGTGGTGTGGTTAGTATCGTGAACATCGATTTCGTGAAGGAGGTAAATTTCTACTCGGGTGCATTCCCTGCTTCCCGGGGAAACCTGATGAGTTCCCTGCTTGACTTCCGCCAAATAGCGGGAAACCCGGACAAAATAAAAGTACGTGGGACTTTAGGGGCAACGGATTTCGGGTTATCGCTGGACGGGCCTCTAGCACCTAAAACCACGTTCATCATGTCCGCCCGCAGGAGTTACCTGAAATTCCTGTTCGATATGATCGGTCTCCCTTTTCTGCCCGTGTATAATGATTTCCAGTTCAAGACGGAAACAAAGTTCAATCAGAAAAACGAATTAACCATACTGGGCATCGGGGCATACGATGTTAATCATCTCAATAAAGGGATGAAAGCTCCCGATGATGACCAAAGATACATGCTCAACTACCTGCCTGAGAGCGTGCAATGGAGTTACACGATCGGAATTACTTACAAACATTACGGGGACCGTTGGAACCACCTTTTCGTACTCAGTCGCAGTACCCTGCAAAACGAGATCGAGAAATACACCAACAACGACAAAAGCCAAGCGAAACTGGTGGATTACAATTCCGGCGAAACGGAGAATAAATTCCGATTCGAACACAATCATTTGTTACGACACGACATCAAGTTGAATGTCGGGGCCGGGATCGAATACGCTACTTACAAAAACAAGACAACAAGAGAATTATACACCCTCGGAGAGTTGAATCATGTACGCTACGACAAGAATTTTGATTTTTTCAAATGGTCTCTTTTCGGGCAAATCAGCAAAAATTTCTTTCTGGAACGTCTCGCAGTTTCGGTAGGAGTCCGAGTTGACGGGAACAGTTACACGTCGGGAATGAACAATCCTTTCAAACAGGTATCACCCCGGTTGTCTCTCTCCTACTCGCTCTCCCCCGAATGGTTTATCAATGCAAATGCCGGACGCTATTATCAACTTCCCTCGTACACCACGATGGGATATGCCGACGAACAAGGAAACCTAGTAAATAAACAAAACGGGTTGAAATATATCGGGACAAACCACTACGTGGTCGGTCTGGAATATCGCCCCGGTAGCCGGACAAAAATCACACTGGAAGGGTTCTACAAAACGTACGACCATTACCCGGTCTCCCTACTGGATAGCATCGTACTTGCCAACAAAGGTACCGATTACGTGGCGGTAGGTGACGAACCCGTGAAATCTCTCGGCGAGGGGCAAGCGTACGGGGTAGAACTGATGGTTCGCACGCAGGAATTTTTCGGGATCGTGGCATCGCTCGCTTACACGTATTACTATTCCGAGTTCAAGAAAATGGATCATGACCTGCACCCGATCTCGGAATATATTCCCAGCAGTTGGGACAACCGCCATATCCTTTCCCTCACGGCAACCCGCAAGTTAGGTCTCTGGGATATAGGTATGAAATGGCGAATCACGAACGGGGCTCCCTTCACTCCTTATGATGCAGAGACCAGTTCACTAATAGCAGCTTGGGATGCCAAGCGGCAACCTTATCTTGACTACTCCCGTTTCAATAGCGAACGGGCCTCCTCGTTCCACCAGCTGGACATTCGGGTTGACCGGAGTTTTTATTTCAAAAAATGGTCATTAATCCTGTATGCCGATATACAGAATATCTATAACCACAAGACGAAAAGCCCCGATCTGCTCGTACCGCAGGAGAACCCGGACGGAAGTTACAAAATCGACCCCGAACACCCGGATCACTACCTGATGAGATACATCAAAAATGACACGGGAACATTATTACCGTCCGTGGGTATTATTATTGATTTTTAA
- a CDS encoding HAD family hydrolase, with amino-acid sequence MKNIIFDLGGVVVEWNAKRVIETFRGNPILVNFVRENRLFLNDWRDYDRGDVTRQELINKVAILSGCPPEDCNEFVEHVKHSLVSIPETETLIKELYARGFKLYCLSNMSVDFYDYLKTREVFKYFDGQIISALEHMVKPDREIYDLILNRYHLKPEECLFIDDLEPNVKAAQAVGINTVHFTDRHKGYEEIRERLKENVLNPKL; translated from the coding sequence ATGAAGAATATTATTTTTGACCTGGGAGGAGTTGTTGTTGAATGGAATGCCAAACGAGTAATTGAAACCTTTAGAGGGAATCCTATTCTCGTGAATTTTGTCAGAGAGAACCGTCTTTTCCTGAACGATTGGCGGGACTACGACCGGGGAGACGTCACTCGCCAAGAACTGATCAACAAAGTCGCCATCTTATCCGGTTGCCCACCCGAAGACTGTAACGAATTCGTGGAACACGTGAAACATTCATTGGTCTCCATTCCCGAAACTGAAACTTTGATTAAAGAACTTTACGCACGGGGATTCAAACTTTATTGTCTTTCCAATATGTCTGTCGATTTCTACGATTACCTGAAAACACGGGAAGTTTTCAAGTACTTCGACGGGCAAATCATATCCGCCCTAGAACACATGGTGAAACCCGACCGGGAAATTTACGACTTGATTCTAAATCGCTATCATTTAAAACCCGAAGAGTGTCTGTTTATTGATGATTTGGAACCCAACGTGAAGGCCGCACAAGCAGTAGGAATTAACACGGTACATTTCACCGACAGGCACAAAGGCTACGAGGAAATCCGGGAAAGACTAAAGGAGAATGTTCTGAATCCGAAATTATAA